GAAGCTGTCTCCACATGTATATTGGAAAGTTCACTTATTGGAACGACACCATCAAGTTTGCTATCGGGAATACCAACATAAACTTGTTTATCTTCCACGCTTGTAACTGTGCCAGTGACTTTGTCTCCTTCTTCAAAATTTCTAACTTCCACATCAAATAAATCTTCAGACATGTGTAGCCCTCCATTCGTTAGTCGAATTTTAGGAGTTTCTAATTCAGAAGCAACCTTCACGCTCGCTTCCTCCGCTTGACTAGTTTTCCTAGATAGGCAAATTCCGATTAAATAAAGAAAAATATCAAATGCACCTTCTGTAAAACTGATCTTCCAACTAGAAAATCCTTTCAAGATACTTTTCACAAAGTAAAAAATCTCTCTTATAACATCCTACAAATCCAGACATTTGTCAAGCTCTTTAAGGGGGTGAAAATGACTATAGGGCGTGAAATCGCCTCGTTTGTTTAGCCTTTCACGGTTAAATTAAAAAAGTGCTACATTTCCATTTAGTTAAGAAAATGTAGCACTTTTTCGTTAATTATTGATTTTTAGTTCTGCTAGTGAAAGAATTTTGTTAGCCACTTCATCAATCGACATCGATGTTGTATCTACTTCAATGGCATCGTCTGCTTTTTTTAATGGGGAATGTGTTCTTGTGTAATCTAAATGATCTCGCTCTTCAATTTCTTTTTTGAGTTGGTCTAGATCTCCAGCAAAACCTTTCGCCATATTTTCTTTATAACGACGTTCCGCCCGTTCTTCTACGCTTGCAAGTAAGAATATTTTTAGTTCAGCATTTGGAAGAACTGCCGTCCCGATATCTCGGCCATCCATAACAATTCCACCCTCTGTCGCAAAAACTTGTTGACGCTCTTGAAGTGCTTCACGAATAGATGGATGCGCAGCAACGATAGAAACATGGTTGGTTATTTCTAATGACCGAATTACTTCTGTCACATTTTCGTTACCTACAAATACTTGTTGTATTTCGCCAGGTTCAAAACGAATAACTGTTTTTTGAAGTAGGGCTGCTATTCCTTTTTCATCTTCGTAAGCAATGTTATTTTTTAAAGCAATATAGGTTACTGCACGATACATCGCACCCGTATCAATATAAACAAAACGCAATTTTTTCGCTACGATTTTCGCTACCGTACTTTTTCCTGCTGCAGCTGGTCCATCAATCGCGATACATATCTTTTTAGTCATAAAATAAAACTCCTTTTATCTGAAATTGGTTTGATTAATTTCTTCTTGGGATGCTAAAAGTACCATTAATTTCATCCGCGCTTTTTTACTATCGTAGTCTTTTCCTAAAATAACGCCACGGTTATATAAGTCAAACGTGCTACCTTCATAATCATATGTAGTATATACATTTCCTTCTTCCGCACTTGTTGTGATGACAACTGGAATTCCCGCATCTAATGCTCTGATAATAGCTGGCATCATTTTTGGCGCCACTTGTCCGCGTCCAACACCTTCTAAAACGATTCCTGAAACGCCACTATCAATCGCAGCATCAATAAATAGACCGTCTGCTCCAATATAACATTTAATCACAACGACTTCTGGTAGGTCTAGGCGAATATCAAAGCACTCATGTTCAAGCGGTTTTTGATACAGGAATACTTGGTCATTATCAATGATACCAAGATAGCCAAAACCAAAAGCACTAAAGCCTTGGATATTAGATGCATGAACTTTTTTGACATATCTCGCTGCGAAAATCCGCTCATTGAAAACAACGACTGTCCCAGCTTGACGTAAATTCATTTCGCATGCTGTATAAATTGCATGACGAATATTAACATAGGCATCTGTTCCCGGCTCTTCTGGCGCACGCTGCGATCCAGTAACTACAATGGGACGTGCATCGGTTACTGCAAGATCAAGAAAATAAGCTGTTTCTTCTAAGGAATCTGTCCCGTGTGTTACAACTATGCCATCATAAGTTTCGTCCATGAAAATGGATTCAATAAGTTGTTTCAAACTAATTAAATCAGGAAGCGTAATATGCATAGATGGTAATTGAAAAGTAGAATAAATATCTATTTGAATTTCTGTTGGTAATTGGCATAATGCAGCTAATTCTTCTCCAGATAATTCACCAGATGCAAGTTTGCCTGATGCTGTTTTCTTACTTGCAATTGTACCGCCTGTTGTAATTAGTGCCACTTTTGCCATGGTTATTTCCCCCTACTTTTTCCATTTAAACAAACAAATGAGTCTCGGAAGCGTTTCCCAGACCCATTCAGTGTTGTTTATTACTGTGGAATTGTTAGAACTGTGCCAACTGGAACATTATTACTTCCCAGTCCATTGGCTTGTTTAATTTTTTCTACTCCGGCAGCTGCCCCCGCTTGTCCATATGCAGAACGAGCAATGCTATAAAGGGTATCGCCAGCTTTTACAGTATGAGATCCTCCAGCTTTTTTCTGAGTGGATTCATTTGCTTTTTGTTGTGCAGCTTTTTCAGCGGCTGCTTTGTCGGCAGCAGCTTTCTCTGCAGCGGCTTTTTCTTCTGCAGCTTCTTTTTCTTTTCTTTCATTTGCTGCTTTAACTGCGTCTTCTTCTTGTTTTTTCTTATCTGCTTCTGCTTTTGCTTCTGCAGCTTTCTTCTCTTCCGCAGCCTTTTCAGCAGCAGCTTTTTCTTCAGCGGCTTTTTTTGCTTTTTCTTTGTCTTCTTTAGATTGTGTGTTGTCAGATACATTTACGGTTGATTCTGTGTCTGTTTTCACTTCGTTTGATGAACCCATATTTTGTACTGTCACAAAGACAATCACGATAACGATTGGAATTAATAGGAAAAAAACTATCAATAAATTAAGTAATGGGTATCTAAAAATGGTTTTCTTTTTTCCTTTTCTGCTATCAGAACGGGATAACATCGGCGGTTCATTATTGAATTCATCTTGACCTTCAGAATTCATGTCATAATCAGCCGGTTCTTCGTATTCCCGTTTTTCTTTTCTTGTTTTTACCACTCAAAGTTCCTCCTTTAGTGCTTGCTAACTTATCCTATGCACTATTATTGGCACAGAGAAGTGTTACATATGATGTTAATAAATGAAATACCTTTGAAATAATTATAACCATAAACGCAACTTACAACAACACTTAAACTGCTTTTTTAGAAAAAAAAGCAAGAATCATTCTAATTTAGTACTTCTGGCATAGAATCTAGCTTGATTTTATACAGATTACTGAACAAAATAATAACAATTTTTTCACTATTAAACAAGTCTTTTTTTCACAAAAAATGTGAAATTAGCTACTTTTTGTCGAATTTCGTAACAATACAACTACTGGAGTAAATAGGATAGATAGGCTTCCCATGTTGGAATTTCTTTCAGCTGTATTTTTTCTCGTTTCTCAAAATAGGTTATTTCTGCCCCATCCAAGTCACAACAATTTTCTGGTGTGGCTTCTATTGGCGTTTCTTCAAAGTAGCGCAAAATGTAATTGCGACGGCAGTCTTCTGTATGAAGGTAGCCGATAAATTGTTGTAAATTAGCTCGTTTCCATTTTTTGCGATAATTCATTTTGGCGGTCAATTCTTTCGTACTTAAACCGCTTCGTTGGTAATACTCAATGAAACGCTGCTCTGTTTCCGGCAATGTTTTCCGTTGCTCATTCGTCAAGTTCATTAAATTGGCGTCTGGTATGTCTTGATCTGCTAACTGCATTTGAATGAATTCATCTCCATTCGCATAAAGTAAAATCGCAACACTATCCTTGCCGTCGCGCCCAGCTCGACCAATTTCTTGCAAATAAGCTTCCAAATCAGCTGGCATATGATAATGAATCACAAAACGAATATCTGCTTTATCTATTCCCATCCCAAAAGCGCTAGTGGCGCATATAATATCCAACTGTCCATATACAAATTGTTGCTGAATAATAATCCTATCTTCCGTGTCCATATCACCGTGATAATAAGCGACCCTCAATTCGGCAATTTCGCTTAATTCATGCGCTATACTTTCTGCTAATTTTTTACTGGAAAAATAAATAATTCCCGGCGTTTGCAGTTTGCGTACAAGCTCATATAAACGTTCTTTCTTCAGCTGCTGGCTAGAAAATTTCTCCACTTGTAAAGAAATATTCGGCCGATTCACCGAATAAATGATTTGCTCACAATCCGTTAAGTGCAGTTGCGTTAAAATGTCCACCCTAACCTTCTTCGTCGCCGTAGCAGTAAGCACCATAGTCACTGGGAAATTAGCCTCTTTAATAAATTGACCTAACATTAAATAATCAGGTCGAAAATCATGGCCCCACTGCGAAATACAATGTGCTTCATCTATAACAAACAAACTGATTTTTTGTTTTAATAATAGATTCTTCACAGCTTCATTATTTAGCATTTCTGGTGATAAAAAAATAAATTTATATAAATGAATGTTCGCAAGGATTTGGCTTTTTTCTTCTCGTTTTAAAAAGCTATTCAGTGCCGCCACTCGCTTTTCTCCGTGAGCACGCATTCGCTCCATTTGGTCTTGCATGAGGGAAAGTAGCGGTGAAACAATCAAAACTAACCCCTCCATCAAATGGCCGGCTAATTGATAACAAATGGTTTTTCCCGTTCCAGTAGGTAACATGGCGAAACAATTCCGTTTGGCCAAAGCTGTTTCAATTACTTCTTTTTGACCAGGGCGAAACGCATCAAATCCAAGATATTCTTTTAATTCCTGTTCTAAATTCACCGCTCGCCCTCCCTACTAACAACCGCTAACCGAATTTGATAATAATCTAAATCTGGAAATTCTGCTTTTATTTCACGTAGTAAATTCCATTTCTTTGTATTAATCGTTTGGATGACTTCCTCTTCTGGTAAATTAGGAACGTCCGCTTCTTTCAAAGTAGCTCGGATTTCCACAAAATGATCATGAATAGTACTCATTTTCAAATTCCGAATTCGCTCAATTGCTTCTAGATCCGCGCCATTCTGCCAAAGTGAATAAGTTTGCATTGCAGAACTAGTTAGTCCGGCTAATTCATCCGGCACAAGACTAACTAAAATCGGCCATTCTTCTGGTTTCTTTTTCATTACAGAAAGCAAACGGTGAATCTCGTGTAGCACTTCAAAATAAACATCCCACTTCTCTACTTGATACTTTGTGGCAATTTGTTCTGTCGTATAGCCCATTAATTCTCCACCCGAAAACCGCTCCACAATAAACGCTGGCCGAGCAACTGCTAATTTTTCCATCCATGCAAAAAGTTCCTCGTATAACGCATCTGCTAAACTTGATTTATCTTGTGACTTCAACCAATGCTTAATAAATTGTTGAATCTTTTTATCACGAATGACAGGTAAATAATAACTTTCGTGGTGATGGATGTTGCTAACAACTTGAACAGCGAGTCGCAAATGGGCAAAGAAGGCAAATGCTTGCCGCTGAAATGTAAAACCTAGAAAATCCGGATAGTCAGTTGCAAAAGAGGCCACTTGTTGTTCTTGAATCACATAGCCATTTTCAGTTGAAACAATGCTGCCTCGGCGCACTAAATCTGAAAGGCGGCTCTCTAAATAGTTGGCTTTTAAATTAGGCACTAACCCAAATAAATGTTGCATTTGAAAAAGATGGATATCTTGAACAGCTTGTCCAGTTCTTCTTCCAGCTAAAACAGTATGTAAAAATGGTAATTTTCTAGGTGTAATACTTTTTTCTAAAATCGTCATAATATAGTTATCCAGCTTATCCAAGACTCGTCCACCACCTTTTTTGTATCACAATCATAACACAGAAACACTTGTTCTACATTAGTTTTTCCGAAAAAAACTTTTTCAAAATATGTTACAATAGAAAAAGAAAAAATCTGGCTGCAAATAGTTATTTTAGAAAGGAAGCGTAGAAAATTGAAGTATTGTCTTGTTGAAAAAGACACTTGTATTGCTTGTGGCGCTTGTTCCATTCATGCACCCGATGTTTTTGATTACGATACAGAAGGTCTTGCCTTTAATATATTAGATGATAACACTGGAACAAAAGAAATTCCTGAAGATTTGGTCGAAATGGTGATTGACGCTGAATTCGCTTGTCCTTCACTTTCTATCAAAGTTTCCGATGGCCCATTTCATTAAAAAAATCCGGCAGCCCATTTAGAGGCTACCGGATTTTTATATTTAATGGCTTGTTTCTTGTTGTCTTTTTTCAAATTTGCGCCGTTCTTTTATTGTTTGATTTTTAGCAATCCATTTTTTCAATCTAGAGTAGAGCAGTAAGAATACAGCACTGACGATGACACCTTTTAATAAACTGAATGGTATAATCGCGTATGTGACTAACCAAGCAACATCAGTATCCGCCGGAAGTCCACCAAGTTTAATGTAAAATGGTAATAAAATGAAATAATTAAATATCGACATGACGACTGTCATTACTAACGTTCCAATTGCTGTCGAAAGCACCATTCCTTTTGTTGAACGAAACCAGTGAAATAAATAATAAATCGGTAATACATAAACAATACCATTAATAAAATTGGATATTTCTCCAATCGGAACCCCAACTGGACTGCCTGACACAATGTAAAGTAGCACATTTTTGATTAGTTCTACTAAAATCACTGCGAGTGGTCCGAATAATAAGCCACCAATCAAAGCTGGAATATCACTGAAATCAAGCTTTAAAAATGGTGCACTCGGTAGTAGCGGAAATTGTAGCATCATTAAAATAAATGCTAAAGTACCAAGAACCGCCACACTTACAAAAACCTTCATTGAATAATTCTTCATTGTCATTTCTCCCTTGATGTTCACCAAGAAGCGAGTGACGTCGCTTAACGAATGCAACCCAAGCAAATAAAAAACCTCAACTAAAAAGAGTTGAGGGAGAGTTTGTGAATGAATAAACAAGCACAGGATACTCAAATAAGCATCACAGCTTGCTAACACATGCTCGTGAAGACAAACGAAAAGGTCTGCCAACATCTTCTCCCATCCAGACTATACTGTCGGTCCTGGAATTACACCAGAGTCAACTGCTAAAAAGCAGATCGTGGACTTTAACCACCGGTCGGGAATTGCACCCTGCCCCGAAGATGAACGAATATTTTCTTACAATTTTCATTTTACCATGAAAAAAATTTTTGGCAAGCCCTTTTGTACGTTTTTTCACGTAAGCGCTTTCTATCCAAATAAAATAAAAACCAGCTAATTAGCTGGTTTTATTTGTTCACCACGGAATATCTGTTGATAATGATTCCGCTAATGATTGGTTTTCTTTCAAACGGATTTTGCGCGCAATACTTCTTGCCTCGGCGCCCGCGTGGATTCTTTTTTGTTCTTCTGTTTCTGGTTCAACGAGTGGTACTTCTACAGTTTTACCATCAGCATCCAACGCCACAAATGTTAAAAAGGATGTCGCCGCTAAGTAACGTTCTCCTGTTTTCAAATTCTCCGCAATAATTTTAACGAAGATTTCCATTGAACTTCTGCCCGTTGAAGCTACATAAGACTCTAAGCAAACAGAGTGATCATTTTTAATCGGTTTTAGGAAATCCACTGAGTCTGTCGATGCAGTGACAATTTCCGTACGACAATGACGAGAGGCGCTGATAGAAGCCGTATCATCAATATAAGTCATCAATCTACCACCAAAAAGGGTATTATGATTATTCGTGTCTGACGGGAAAACCCGGCTCGTTTTAATTACTAGTGATTCTTTACAAAATTTTGTTTGTCTTTTTTCCATGTTTTTCGCTCCAATCTATTTATAGAGAGGCAAAGTGATAATAAAATCAGATCCTTTACCTAATTCGCTTTCAACCGAAATTTTCCCATTATGTGCTTCTACAATATTTTTAACGATTGCAAGACCAATACCTGTCCCAACTGCTTTTCCGCGTTTTCTTGCTTTATCCACTTTATAAAAACGCTCAAACAGATATGGGATGTCTTCTTCCGCAATCCCGCTACCGTTGTCAGATACTGTGATTACAAGATTGCTCCTAGCCTCATCAATGGTTTGTTTTAAAATTACTTTTCCATCATAGCCTTCTTTTCCAGTATGACGAATAG
The sequence above is drawn from the Listeria monocytogenes genome and encodes:
- a CDS encoding asparaginase — its product is MAKVALITTGGTIASKKTASGKLASGELSGEELAALCQLPTEIQIDIYSTFQLPSMHITLPDLISLKQLIESIFMDETYDGIVVTHGTDSLEETAYFLDLAVTDARPIVVTGSQRAPEEPGTDAYVNIRHAIYTACEMNLRQAGTVVVFNERIFAARYVKKVHASNIQGFSAFGFGYLGIIDNDQVFLYQKPLEHECFDIRLDLPEVVVIKCYIGADGLFIDAAIDSGVSGIVLEGVGRGQVAPKMMPAIIRALDAGIPVVITTSAEEGNVYTTYDYEGSTFDLYNRGVILGKDYDSKKARMKLMVLLASQEEINQTNFR
- the cmk gene encoding (d)CMP kinase, whose product is MTKKICIAIDGPAAAGKSTVAKIVAKKLRFVYIDTGAMYRAVTYIALKNNIAYEDEKGIAALLQKTVIRFEPGEIQQVFVGNENVTEVIRSLEITNHVSIVAAHPSIREALQERQQVFATEGGIVMDGRDIGTAVLPNAELKIFLLASVEERAERRYKENMAKGFAGDLDQLKKEIEERDHLDYTRTHSPLKKADDAIEVDTTSMSIDEVANKILSLAELKINN
- a CDS encoding ATP-dependent DNA helicase RecQ, producing MNLEQELKEYLGFDAFRPGQKEVIETALAKRNCFAMLPTGTGKTICYQLAGHLMEGLVLIVSPLLSLMQDQMERMRAHGEKRVAALNSFLKREEKSQILANIHLYKFIFLSPEMLNNEAVKNLLLKQKISLFVIDEAHCISQWGHDFRPDYLMLGQFIKEANFPVTMVLTATATKKVRVDILTQLHLTDCEQIIYSVNRPNISLQVEKFSSQQLKKERLYELVRKLQTPGIIYFSSKKLAESIAHELSEIAELRVAYYHGDMDTEDRIIIQQQFVYGQLDIICATSAFGMGIDKADIRFVIHYHMPADLEAYLQEIGRAGRDGKDSVAILLYANGDEFIQMQLADQDIPDANLMNLTNEQRKTLPETEQRFIEYYQRSGLSTKELTAKMNYRKKWKRANLQQFIGYLHTEDCRRNYILRYFEETPIEATPENCCDLDGAEITYFEKREKIQLKEIPTWEAYLSYLLQ
- a CDS encoding ferredoxin, producing MKYCLVEKDTCIACGACSIHAPDVFDYDTEGLAFNILDDNTGTKEIPEDLVEMVIDAEFACPSLSIKVSDGPFH
- a CDS encoding helix-turn-helix domain-containing protein, whose translation is MDKLDNYIMTILEKSITPRKLPFLHTVLAGRRTGQAVQDIHLFQMQHLFGLVPNLKANYLESRLSDLVRRGSIVSTENGYVIQEQQVASFATDYPDFLGFTFQRQAFAFFAHLRLAVQVVSNIHHHESYYLPVIRDKKIQQFIKHWLKSQDKSSLADALYEELFAWMEKLAVARPAFIVERFSGGELMGYTTEQIATKYQVEKWDVYFEVLHEIHRLLSVMKKKPEEWPILVSLVPDELAGLTSSAMQTYSLWQNGADLEAIERIRNLKMSTIHDHFVEIRATLKEADVPNLPEEEVIQTINTKKWNLLREIKAEFPDLDYYQIRLAVVSREGER
- a CDS encoding ECF transporter S component, which encodes MKNYSMKVFVSVAVLGTLAFILMMLQFPLLPSAPFLKLDFSDIPALIGGLLFGPLAVILVELIKNVLLYIVSGSPVGVPIGEISNFINGIVYVLPIYYLFHWFRSTKGMVLSTAIGTLVMTVVMSIFNYFILLPFYIKLGGLPADTDVAWLVTYAIIPFSLLKGVIVSAVFLLLYSRLKKWIAKNQTIKERRKFEKRQQETSH
- a CDS encoding acyl-CoA thioesterase — protein: MEKRQTKFCKESLVIKTSRVFPSDTNNHNTLFGGRLMTYIDDTASISASRHCRTEIVTASTDSVDFLKPIKNDHSVCLESYVASTGRSSMEIFVKIIAENLKTGERYLAATSFLTFVALDADGKTVEVPLVEPETEEQKRIHAGAEARSIARKIRLKENQSLAESLSTDIPW
- a CDS encoding LysM peptidoglycan-binding domain-containing protein encodes the protein MVKTRKEKREYEEPADYDMNSEGQDEFNNEPPMLSRSDSRKGKKKTIFRYPLLNLLIVFFLLIPIVIVIVFVTVQNMGSSNEVKTDTESTVNVSDNTQSKEDKEKAKKAAEEKAAAEKAAEEKKAAEAKAEADKKKQEEDAVKAANERKEKEAAEEKAAAEKAAADKAAAEKAAQQKANESTQKKAGGSHTVKAGDTLYSIARSAYGQAGAAAGVEKIKQANGLGSNNVPVGTVLTIPQ